In Vigna radiata mitochondrion, complete genome, one DNA window encodes the following:
- the atp1 gene encoding ATPase subunit 1 gives MEFSVRAAELTTLLESRITNFYTNLKVDEIGRVVSVGDGIARVYGLNEIQAGEMVEFASGVKGIALNLENENVGIVVFGSDTAIKEGDLVKRTGSIVDVPAGKAMLGRVVDALGVPIDGRGALSDHERRRVEVKAPGIIERKSVHEPMQTGLKAVDSLVPIGRGQRELIIGDRQTGKTAIAIDTILNQKQMNSRATSESETLYCVYVAIGQKRSTVAQLVQILSEANALEYSILVAATASDPAPLQFLAPYSGCAMGEYFRDNGMHALIIYDDLSKQAVAYRQMSLLLRRPPGREAFPGDVFYLHSRLLERAAKRSDQTGAGSLTALPVIETQAGDVSAYIPTNVISITDGQICLETELFYRGIRPAINVGLSVSRVGSAAQLKAMKQVCGSLKLELAQYREVAAFAQFGSDLDAATQALLNRGARLTEVLKQPQYAPLPIEKQILVIYAAVNGFCDKMPLDQIPQYERDILTTIKPELLQSLKGGLTSEIKIELEKFFKEKAKNYNL, from the coding sequence ATGGAATTCTCTGTAAGAGCTGCGGAACTAACCACTCTATTAGAAAGTAGAATTACCAACTTTTACACAAATTTGAAAGTGGATGAGATCGGTCGAGTGGTCTCCGTTGGAGATGGGATTGCACGTGTTTATGGATTGAACGAGATTCAAGCTGGGGAAATGGTTGAATTTGCCAGCGGTGTGAAAGGAATAGCGTTGAATCTTGAGAATGAGAATGTCGGAATTGTGGTCTTTGGTAGTGATACCGCTATAAAAGAAGGAGATCTTGTCAAACGCACTGGATCTATTGTGGATGTTCCTGCGGGAAAGGCTATGCTAGGGCGTGTGGTCGACGCGTTGGGAGTACCTATTGATGGAAGAGGGGCTCTAAGCGATCACGAGCGAAGACGTGTCGAAGTGAAAGCCCCTGGTATTATTGAACGTAAATCTGTGCACGAGCCTATGCAAACAGGGTTAAAAGCGGTAGATAGCCTGGTTCCTATAGGCCGTGGTCAACGAGAACTTATAATCGGGGACCGACAAACTGGAAAAACAGCTATTGCTATCGATACCATATTAAATCAAAAGCAAATGAACTCAAGGGCCACCTCAGAGAGTGAGACATTGTATTGTGTCTATGTAGCGATTGGACAGAAACGCTCAACTGTGGCACAATTAGTTCAAATTCTTTCAGAAGCGAATGCTTTAGAATATTCCATTCTTGTAGCAGCCACCGCTTCGGATCCTGCACCTCTGCAATTTCTGGCCCCATATTCTGGGTGTGCCATGGGGGAATATTTCCGCGATAATGGAATGCACGCATTAATAATCTATGATGATCTTAGTAAACAGGCCGTGGCATATCGACAAATGTCATTATTGTTACGCCGACCACCAGGCCGTGAGGCTTTCCCAGGCGATGTTTTCTATTTACATTCCCGTCTCTTAGAAAGAGCCGCTAAACGATCGGACCAGACAGGTGCAGGTAGCTTGACCGCCTTACCCGTCATTGAAACACAAGCGGGAGACGTATCGGCCTATATTCCAACCAATGTGATCTCCATTACTGATGGACAAATCTGTTTGGAAACAGAGCTCTTTTATCGCGGAATTAGACCTGCTATTAACGTCGGCTTATCTGTCAGTCGCGTCGGGTCTGCCGCTCAGTTGAAAGCTATGAAACAAGTCTGCGGTAGTTTAAAACTTGAATTGGCACAATATCGCGAAGTCGCCGCCTTTGCTCAATTTGGCTCAGACCTTGATGCTGCGACTCAGGCATTACTCAATAGAGGTGCAAGGCTTACAGAAGTACTGAAACAACCACAATATGCACCACTTCCAATTGAAAAACAAATTCTAGTCATTTATGCAGCTGTCAATGGATTCTGTGATAAAATGCCATTAGATCAAATTCCTCAATATGAAAGAGACATTCTAACTACTATTAAACCTGAATTACTACAATCACTAAAAGGTGGACTAACTAGCGAAATAAAAATAGAACTAGAAAAATTCTTCAAAGAAAAAGCAAAAAATTACAACTTATGA
- the rps12 gene encoding ribosomal protein S12 — MPTLNQLIRHGREEKRRTDRTRASDQCPQKQGVRPRVSTRTPKKPNSAPRKIAKVRLSNRHDIFAHIPGEGHNSQEHSMVLIRGGRVKDLPGVKSHCIRGVKDLLGIPDRRRGRSKYGAEKPKSL; from the coding sequence ATGCCTACATTAAATCAATTGATTCGTCATGGTAGAGAAGAAAAACGGCGCACGGACCGTACTCGAGCTTCGGATCAATGTCCCCAGAAGCAAGGAGTACGCCCGCGTGTTTCAACGAGAACACCGAAAAAACCAAATTCAGCTCCACGTAAGATAGCCAAAGTACGATTGAGCAATCGACATGATATATTTGCTCACATTCCGGGCGAAGGTCATAATTCGCAGGAACATTCTATGGTGTTAATAAGAGGAGGTAGAGTGAAAGATTTGCCAGGTGTGAAATCCCATTGTATTCGAGGAGTCAAGGATTTGTTGGGAATTCCGGATCGAAGAAGAGGCAGATCCAAATATGGTGCAGAAAAACCCAAATCTCTATGA
- the nad3 gene encoding NADH dehydrogenase subunit 3 translates to MSEFAPICIYLVISLLVSLILLGLPFPFASNSSTYPEKLSAYECGFDPFGDARSRFDIRFYLVSILFIIPDPEVTFSFPWAVPPNKIDPFGSWSMMAFLLILTIGSLYEWKRGASDRE, encoded by the coding sequence ATGTCAGAATTTGCACCTATTTGTATCTATTTAGTGATCAGTCTGCTAGTTTCTTTGATCTTACTCGGTCTTCCTTTTCCCTTTGCTTCCAATAGTTCGACCTATCCAGAAAAATTGTCGGCCTACGAATGTGGTTTCGATCCTTTCGGTGATGCCAGAAGTCGTTTCGATATACGATTTTATCTTGTTTCCATTTTATTTATTATTCCTGATCCGGAAGTCACCTTTTCCTTTCCTTGGGCAGTACCTCCCAACAAGATTGATCCGTTTGGATCTTGGTCTATGATGGCCTTTTTATTGATTTTGACGATTGGATCTCTCTATGAATGGAAAAGGGGTGCTTCGGATCGGGAGTAA
- the atp8 gene encoding ATPase subunit 8 yields the protein MPQLDKFTYFTQFFWSCLFLFTFYIPICNDGDGVLGISRILKLRNQLVSNRGNKIRSNDPKSLEDIFRKGLSTGVSYMYSSLFEVSQWCNAVDLLGKRRKITFLSCFGEISGSRGMERNILYLISKSSYGASSSNPGWVITSRNDIMLIHVPHGQVIIKQIREERS from the coding sequence ATGCCTCAACTGGATAAATTCACTTATTTCACACAATTCTTCTGGTCATGCCTTTTCCTCTTTACTTTTTATATTCCCATATGCAATGATGGAGATGGAGTACTTGGGATCAGCAGAATTCTAAAACTACGCAACCAACTGGTTTCAAACCGGGGGAACAAAATAAGGAGCAACGACCCCAAGAGTTTGGAAGATATCTTTAGAAAAGGTTTGAGCACCGGTGTATCCTATATGTACTCTAGTTTATTCGAAGTATCCCAATGGTGTAACGCCGTCGACTTATTGGGAAAAAGGAGGAAAATCACTTTTCTCTCTTGTTTCGGAGAAATAAGTGGCTCGCGAGGAATGGAAAGAAACATCTTATATTTGATCTCGAAGTCCTCATATGGCGCTTCTTCTTCAAATCCTGGATGGGTGATCACTAGTAGGAATGACATAATGCTAATCCATGTTCCACACGGCCAAGTAATAATAAAACAAATAAGAGAAGAAAGATCGTAG
- the atp9-2 gene encoding ATPase subunit 9 codes for MLEGAKSMGAGAATIASAGAAVGIGNVFSSLIHSVARNPSLAKQLFGYAILGFALTEAIALFALMMAFLILFVF; via the coding sequence ATGTTAGAAGGTGCAAAATCAATGGGTGCCGGAGCTGCTACAATTGCTTCAGCGGGAGCTGCTGTAGGTATTGGAAACGTATTCAGTTCATTAATTCATTCCGTGGCAAGAAATCCATCATTGGCAAAACAGTTATTCGGATATGCAATCCTGGGCTTTGCTCTAACCGAGGCTATTGCCTTGTTCGCATTAATGATGGCCTTTTTGATTCTCTTTGTTTTCTAA
- the nad7 gene encoding NADH dehydrogenase subunit 7 — MTTRNGQIKNFTSNFGPQHPAAHGVSRSVLEMNGEVVERAEPHIGSLHRGTEKLIEYKTYLQALPYSDRLDYVSTMAQEHAHSSAVERLLNCEVPLRAQYIRVLFREITRISNHLLALTTHAMDVGASTPSLWAFEEREKLLEFYERVSGARMHASFIRPGGVAQDLPLGLCRDIDSFTQQFASRIDELEEMSTGNRIWKQRLVDIGTVTAQQAKDWGFSGVMLRGPGVCWDSRRAAPYDVHDQSDPDVPVGTRGDRYDRYCIRIEEMRQSMRIIWQCPNKIPSGMIKADDRKLCPPSRCRMKLSMESSIHHFELYTEGFSVPAPSTYTAVEAPKGEFGVFLVSNGSNRPYRRKIRAPGSAHSQGLDSMSKHHMPADVVTIIGTQDIVSGEVDR; from the exons ATGACGACTAGGAACGGGCAAATCAAAAATTTCACTTCGAATTTCGGACCTCAACATCCTGCTGCTCATGGTGTTTCACGATCAGTATTGGAAATGAACGGAGAAGTGGTGGAACGTGCGGAACCACATATTGGATCACTCCA TAGAGGGACTGAGAAATTAATAGAGTACAAAACTTATCTTCAAGCTTTACCTTATTCTGATCGTTTAGA CTATGTTTCTACGATGGCCCAAGAACACGCTCATTCTTCAGCCGTAGAGAGACTTTTGAATTGCGAGGTACCATTACGAGCTCAATATATACGAGTGTTATTCCGTGAAATAACTCGAATTTCAAATCATTTACTTGCTTTAACTACTCATGCTATGGATGTGGGAGCATCAACTCCGTCCCTGTGGGCTTTTGAGGAGCGGGAGAAATTGTTGGAATTCTATGAAAGAGTCTCGGGAGCCAGGATGCATGCCAGTTTCATACGACCAGGTGGAGTGGCACAAGATCTGCCTCTTGGCTTATGTCGAGATATTGATTCCTTCACACAACAATTTGCTTCTCGTATCGACGAATTAGAAGAGATGTCAACCGGCAACCGTATCTGGAAACAACGATTAGTGGATATTGGTACTGTCACTGCACAGCAAGCAAAGGATTGGGGATTCAGTGGTGTAATGTTAAGAGGTC CAGGGGTATGCTGGGATTCGCGAAGAGCAGCACCTTACGATGTTCATGACCAATCGGATCCTGACGTACCAGTAGGTACCAGAGGAGATCGCTATGATCGTTACTGTATCCGTATTGAAGAGATGCGACAAAGTATGCGGATAATTTGGCAATGTCCTAATAAAATCCCTAGTGGCATGATCAAAGCCGATGATCGTAAGTTATGTCCTCCATCACGATGTCGAATGAAACTATCCATGGAATC CTCAATTCACCATTTCGAACTTTATACAGAAGGTTTTTCCGTACCAGCTCCTTCTACCTATACCGCTGTTGAAGCACCTAAAGGAGAATTTGGTGTCTTTCTGGTCAGTAATGGAAGCAATCGTCCCTACCGTCGTAAAATAAGAGCACCTGGCTCTGCCCATTCACAAGGACTCGATTCTATGTCCAAACATCACATGCCAGCAGATGTGGTCACCATCATAGGTACTCAAGATATTGTGTCTGGAGAGGTGGATAGATAG
- the cox3 gene encoding cytochrome c oxidase subunit 3: protein MIESQRHSYHLVDPSPWPISGSLGALATTVGGVMYMHSFQGGATLLSLGLIFILYTMFVWWRDVLRESTLEGHHTKVVQLGPRYGSIPFIVSEVMFLFAFFRASSHSSLAPTVEIGGIWPPLGIWVLDPWEIPFLNTPILLSSGAAVTWAHHAILAGKEKRAVYALVATVSLALVFTGFQGMEYYQAPFTISDSIYGSTFFLATGFHGFHVIIGTLFLIICGIRQYLGHLTKEHHVGFEAAAWYWHFVDVVRLFLFVSIYWWGGI, encoded by the coding sequence ATGATTGAATCTCAGAGGCATTCTTATCATTTGGTAGATCCAAGTCCATGGCCTATTTCGGGTTCACTCGGAGCTTTGGCAACCACCGTAGGAGGTGTGATGTACATGCACTCATTTCAAGGGGGTGCAACACTTCTCAGTTTGGGCCTCATATTTATCCTATATACCATGTTTGTATGGTGGCGCGATGTTCTACGTGAATCCACGTTGGAAGGACATCATACCAAAGTCGTACAATTAGGACCTCGATATGGTTCTATTCCGTTCATCGTATCGGAGGTTATGTTCCTTTTTGCTTTTTTTCGGGCTTCTTCTCATTCTTCTTTGGCACCTACGGTAGAGATCGGAGGTATTTGGCCCCCTTTAGGGATTTGGGTTTTAGATCCTTGGGAAATCCCTTTTCTTAATACCCCTATTCTCCTTTCATCCGGAGCAGCCGTAACTTGGGCTCATCATGCTATACTCGCGGGGAAGGAAAAACGAGCAGTTTACGCTTTAGTAGCTACCGTTTCACTGGCTCTAGTATTCACTGGCTTTCAAGGAATGGAATATTATCAAGCACCCTTCACTATTTCGGATAGTATTTATGGTTCTACCTTTTTCTTAGCAACTGGCTTTCATGGTTTTCATGTGATTATAGGTACTCTTTTCTTGATCATATGTGGTATTCGCCAATATCTTGGTCATCTGACCAAGGAGCATCACGTTGGCTTTGAAGCAGCTGCGTGGTACTGGCATTTTGTAGACGTGGTTCGGTTATTCCTATTTGTCTCTATCTATTGGTGGGGAGGTATATGA